Proteins encoded in a region of the Geoanaerobacter pelophilus genome:
- a CDS encoding cobyrinate a,c-diamide synthase, with amino-acid sequence MKAFVIAAPHSGSGKTTITLGIMEVLRRNELIVAPFKVGPDFIDPGYHRMVTRRPSINLDGWICGSEGVRESFFRYTKGANIAVIEGVMGLFDGFGGVSAVGSTAQVAELLNAPVILVVDARGQARSVAALLKGFTEFDPDITIAGIIFNQVSSDSHADILAEAVASLDSPPAILGCIPADSRLAIPSRHLGLVTAEDNPLSPTYLDYLAATIREHVDMAALWAIAEGRPDDPPVPSVSAEESAPAVKIAVARDEAFCFVYEENLRLLSEAGAELIPFSPLRDTGLPAGVTGVYLPGGYPELYAEKLAGNEAVKSSIAGAINDGMPVYAECGGFIYLTAGVADSPEQETVAHSFVGIFPVVTRMLPRRKALGYREVELCGNSILGGQGVVARGHEFHYSEISAMPQEIERIYAVRKGKTDLGAEGYRIGNCLASYIHLHFGSCPEMAVNFVASCREFGALQQ; translated from the coding sequence ATGAAGGCATTTGTCATTGCCGCCCCCCACAGCGGATCAGGAAAGACCACCATTACCCTGGGTATCATGGAGGTACTGAGACGAAACGAGCTTATCGTTGCGCCGTTCAAGGTAGGGCCTGATTTTATCGATCCCGGTTACCACCGGATGGTCACCCGCCGGCCATCGATCAACCTTGATGGCTGGATCTGCGGCAGTGAGGGTGTCAGGGAGAGTTTTTTCCGGTACACCAAGGGTGCCAATATCGCCGTTATCGAAGGGGTCATGGGTCTGTTCGACGGCTTCGGCGGGGTTTCGGCGGTAGGGAGCACCGCCCAGGTGGCCGAGCTGCTCAATGCGCCGGTCATCCTGGTGGTAGATGCCCGCGGCCAGGCCCGAAGCGTGGCCGCACTGCTCAAAGGGTTCACCGAGTTTGATCCTGATATCACCATTGCCGGGATTATTTTCAACCAGGTCTCCAGCGACAGTCATGCTGATATTCTGGCCGAGGCCGTGGCCTCGCTCGACTCGCCACCGGCGATTCTCGGCTGCATCCCGGCCGACAGCCGCCTTGCCATCCCCTCCCGCCATCTGGGACTGGTCACGGCGGAAGACAATCCGCTCTCCCCTACCTATCTGGATTATCTGGCAGCAACGATTCGCGAGCATGTCGATATGGCCGCTCTCTGGGCAATTGCCGAGGGGAGGCCTGATGACCCGCCAGTCCCATCGGTGTCGGCCGAAGAATCTGCTCCGGCAGTAAAGATCGCTGTTGCTCGGGACGAGGCTTTCTGCTTTGTCTATGAAGAGAACCTCCGGCTCCTGAGCGAAGCGGGCGCCGAGTTGATCCCGTTTTCGCCGCTTCGCGACACCGGCCTTCCGGCTGGGGTCACCGGGGTCTACCTCCCTGGCGGTTATCCCGAACTTTACGCCGAAAAATTAGCGGGTAATGAAGCGGTGAAAAGCTCAATAGCCGGTGCCATCAACGACGGCATGCCGGTTTATGCCGAATGCGGCGGTTTCATCTATCTCACCGCCGGGGTTGCCGATTCCCCGGAGCAGGAAACGGTTGCCCATAGTTTCGTCGGGATCTTCCCGGTTGTCACCCGGATGCTCCCCAGACGAAAGGCGCTCGGTTACCGCGAGGTGGAGCTTTGCGGTAACAGCATTCTTGGTGGCCAGGGGGTGGTGGCCAGGGGGCACGAATTCCACTATTCGGAGATCTCGGCCATGCCGCAGGAGATTGAGCGGATCTACGCGGTGCGCAAGGGGAAGACCGATCTTGGCGCCGAGGGATACCGGATCGGCAACTGCCTGGCCTCCTATATCCACCTCCATTTCGGCAGCTGTCCGGAAATGGCGGTAAACTTTGTGGCCAGCTGCCGGGAATTCGGAGCATTGCAGCAATGA
- the cobT gene encoding nicotinate-nucleotide--dimethylbenzimidazole phosphoribosyltransferase encodes MDLLTKTLAEIKPLDDELLDAAQAKLDNKTKPLGSLGRLEDFARRVVAITGSLAPETGKKIIFTFAGDHGVVEEGVSAFPKEVTPQMVLNFLRGGAGVNVLARHAGAEVRVVDIGVDYDFAPQPGLIIRKIAPGTKNLSIGPAMTRAEAIAAIEVGIELARSAKEEGAAMIATGEMGIGNTTPSSAIIAAFSGISPRELTHRGTGIDDAALDRKVSAIERGLKVNAPDVADPLDVLAKVGGLEIAGIAGLVLGGAACRLPVVVDGFISTAGALIACELNPDVGQYLFAAHHSVEIGHRVMLERMKLEPILDLKMRLGEGTGAALAMGLIEAGVKILKEMASFEEAGVTQSNT; translated from the coding sequence ATGGACCTGCTGACCAAAACACTCGCGGAGATCAAGCCGCTTGATGACGAGTTGCTGGATGCCGCCCAGGCAAAGCTGGACAATAAAACCAAGCCTCTCGGCTCTCTCGGCCGTCTCGAAGATTTTGCCCGTCGAGTTGTTGCCATAACCGGCAGTCTGGCGCCGGAGACTGGGAAAAAGATCATCTTTACCTTTGCTGGCGACCATGGCGTTGTCGAGGAGGGTGTTTCGGCCTTCCCGAAGGAGGTAACGCCGCAGATGGTGCTGAATTTCCTGCGGGGCGGTGCGGGTGTTAATGTCCTGGCCCGTCACGCCGGGGCCGAGGTTCGTGTTGTCGACATCGGCGTCGATTACGATTTTGCCCCGCAGCCGGGGCTGATCATCAGAAAAATTGCCCCTGGCACGAAAAACCTCAGTATCGGCCCGGCAATGACCAGGGCTGAGGCCATAGCTGCCATTGAGGTTGGCATCGAGCTGGCGCGCTCGGCCAAAGAAGAAGGGGCAGCCATGATTGCCACCGGCGAGATGGGTATCGGCAACACCACACCGTCATCGGCCATAATAGCGGCATTTTCCGGGATTTCGCCCCGCGAGCTGACTCACCGCGGCACCGGCATTGACGATGCAGCCCTCGACCGGAAAGTGTCGGCTATTGAGCGCGGACTGAAAGTGAACGCTCCCGATGTTGCCGACCCATTGGATGTACTGGCCAAGGTTGGCGGTCTGGAGATTGCCGGCATTGCCGGGCTGGTACTCGGCGGCGCTGCCTGTCGTCTGCCGGTGGTGGTAGACGGCTTTATCTCGACAGCCGGAGCGTTGATCGCCTGCGAATTGAACCCGGATGTCGGGCAATACCTCTTTGCTGCTCATCATTCGGTCGAAATCGGCCACCGGGTCATGCTGGAACGGATGAAGCTGGAGCCGATCCTCGATCTGAAGATGCGGCTCGGCGAAGGGACCGGCGCAGCCCTGGCTATGGGGCTGATCGAGGCGGGCGTAAAGATACTTAAAGAAATGGCCAGCTTTGAAGAGGCCGGCGTGACCCAATCCAATACTTGA
- the cobC gene encoding alpha-ribazole phosphatase — MTAKTRIYLIRHGEVEGAGAPRYNGHVDVSLSEHGVAQYHALKPRLTDARITACYSSDLQRCRIGAGIIGEHLGIEPVLDPALRELNIGIWEGMTWAEIQERWPHEWQSRLADIVNYRVPGGENLLDLEGRIMPAIDRITANHRGENVLVVAHGGANRVVLLNAIGAPLSSLFNIEQNYSCVNIIDCYEDGNRVVKLLNG, encoded by the coding sequence ATGACGGCAAAAACACGCATTTATCTCATCCGGCACGGCGAAGTCGAGGGGGCTGGTGCGCCACGGTATAATGGCCATGTCGACGTCTCTCTGAGTGAGCACGGGGTGGCGCAGTACCATGCATTGAAGCCGCGGCTCACAGATGCCCGGATAACGGCCTGTTACAGCAGTGATCTGCAGCGCTGCCGGATCGGGGCAGGGATCATTGGTGAACATCTCGGCATTGAGCCTGTCTTGGACCCGGCACTGCGCGAGCTGAACATCGGTATCTGGGAAGGGATGACTTGGGCCGAGATCCAGGAGCGGTGGCCGCACGAGTGGCAGAGCCGCTTGGCAGATATCGTCAATTACCGGGTTCCCGGCGGCGAAAACCTGCTGGACCTGGAAGGCCGGATCATGCCTGCTATTGACCGGATAACGGCAAATCATCGCGGGGAAAATGTCCTGGTGGTGGCCCATGGCGGGGCAAACCGGGTGGTGTTGCTCAATGCCATCGGCGCACCGCTGTCCAGCCTGTTCAATATCGAGCAGAACTACAGCTGCGTCAACATCATCGATTGCTACGAAGACGGCAACAGGGTGGTAAAACTGTTAAACGGGTGA
- a CDS encoding HDOD domain-containing protein, with protein sequence MNKELEQAIMAAGDLPTIPVVAMKVMQLLESENATADELAKIVASDPAVAARVLKISNSSFYGCQRQIQSLSMAIVILGFTTLKSLVVAASVKQVYKPFGLTEQMLWEHSFGAGLAARIIASKTRLANEEEAFLAGLFHDIGKTIMNSLDRDKFQLVMQKCYNDGIPFDAAEKSIYPFSHDEVGAYVIKKWNFPDALFTTIMQHHKLEFTPADDDYLIKLTAVVNLADQFCRKLGIGTRDPEETLLPAQSKAAELANLSEVQIAELLDTFSEAYEKDRQAFA encoded by the coding sequence ATGAACAAGGAACTGGAACAGGCAATAATGGCTGCCGGCGACCTGCCAACTATACCTGTAGTTGCCATGAAAGTCATGCAACTTCTGGAGAGCGAAAACGCGACTGCGGATGAACTTGCCAAAATTGTCGCTTCAGACCCGGCAGTGGCGGCACGAGTTCTGAAAATATCCAATTCCTCATTTTACGGCTGTCAACGTCAGATCCAGAGCCTTTCCATGGCCATTGTCATCCTCGGCTTTACCACTCTGAAAAGCCTGGTTGTTGCAGCATCGGTAAAGCAGGTGTACAAGCCGTTCGGACTGACAGAACAGATGCTCTGGGAGCATTCCTTCGGCGCCGGCCTTGCGGCACGCATTATTGCCTCAAAAACCAGGCTGGCCAACGAAGAAGAGGCGTTCCTTGCCGGCCTGTTCCACGATATCGGTAAAACCATCATGAACTCTCTGGACCGGGACAAGTTCCAACTGGTCATGCAGAAGTGCTACAATGACGGCATCCCGTTCGATGCGGCAGAAAAGAGCATCTATCCGTTCTCTCATGACGAGGTAGGAGCCTATGTCATCAAGAAATGGAACTTTCCTGATGCGCTCTTTACTACCATAATGCAACACCACAAGCTGGAGTTCACGCCGGCCGATGATGATTATCTGATCAAACTGACAGCGGTCGTCAATCTCGCGGATCAGTTCTGTAGGAAGCTAGGCATCGGCACCAGAGACCCGGAGGAAACGCTGCTACCAGCGCAAAGCAAGGCAGCAGAACTTGCCAACCTCTCAGAAGTGCAGATTGCCGAGTTGCTTGATACTTTCAGCGAAGCTTATGAAAAGGATCGGCAGGCCTTTGCCTAG
- the cobU gene encoding bifunctional adenosylcobinamide kinase/adenosylcobinamide-phosphate guanylyltransferase, with product MAKVILVTGGSRSGKSRLAEQLTEGFGTPLGYIATAAAGDAEMAARIARHQQRRGPEWQTLEEPLDLCGVITGHDGYFQAMLVDCLTLWLTNLLLQHHSPEPALAEVTRLTSAFASLKSPLVLVSSEVGMGIVPENALARSFRDLAGEANQLIAAAADEVYVAIAGIPLKLKG from the coding sequence ATGGCAAAAGTAATATTGGTAACAGGCGGTAGCCGCAGTGGCAAGAGCCGACTGGCTGAGCAGCTGACCGAGGGCTTCGGCACTCCGCTTGGTTACATCGCCACGGCCGCAGCCGGTGATGCCGAGATGGCGGCGCGGATCGCCCGGCATCAACAGCGGCGCGGCCCGGAGTGGCAGACTCTAGAAGAGCCGCTTGACCTGTGCGGGGTCATTACCGGGCATGACGGTTATTTTCAGGCAATGCTGGTCGATTGCCTCACGCTCTGGCTGACCAACCTGTTATTGCAACACCACAGCCCGGAGCCGGCGCTTGCCGAAGTGACACGCCTCACCTCGGCCTTTGCTTCGCTCAAATCCCCCCTGGTGCTTGTTTCCAGCGAGGTCGGCATGGGGATCGTGCCGGAAAACGCCCTGGCCCGATCGTTTCGGGACCTGGCCGGCGAGGCCAACCAGCTGATCGCTGCAGCTGCCGATGAAGTGTACGTTGCGATCGCCGGAATCCCTCTGAAACTCAAAGGTTGA
- the yihA gene encoding ribosome biogenesis GTP-binding protein YihA/YsxC, translated as MHIKNVEFIKSAVKPDQYPPAELPEVAFVGRSNVGKSSLINLLVNRKNLVRTSNTPGRTQLINFFSVNSDSFMLVDLPGYGFAKVPLDVKKQWGPMMTAYLSKRETLRGVVLILDVRRVPSQEDIQMLDLLRAHDIPPIMVITKCDKVSKNERKRQAQIISKTMQVQESEFLFFSALSREGIDGIWGALEPLVNTPQSV; from the coding sequence GTGCATATCAAAAATGTTGAGTTCATCAAGAGTGCGGTAAAGCCCGACCAGTATCCGCCGGCGGAGTTGCCGGAGGTTGCCTTTGTGGGCCGATCCAACGTCGGCAAGTCATCGCTGATCAACCTGCTGGTCAATCGCAAGAACCTGGTAAGGACCAGCAACACTCCGGGCCGGACCCAGTTGATAAATTTTTTTTCGGTAAACAGCGATTCCTTCATGCTGGTTGACCTCCCCGGTTACGGCTTTGCAAAGGTGCCGCTGGATGTCAAGAAGCAGTGGGGGCCGATGATGACGGCGTACCTCTCGAAGCGCGAGACTCTGCGCGGGGTGGTGCTGATCCTGGACGTGCGCCGGGTGCCGAGCCAGGAGGATATCCAGATGCTCGACCTGCTCCGTGCCCACGACATTCCGCCGATAATGGTAATCACCAAGTGCGACAAGGTCTCCAAGAACGAGCGGAAACGCCAGGCCCAGATAATATCCAAGACCATGCAAGTCCAGGAGTCCGAATTTCTGTTCTTCTCAGCGCTTTCCCGGGAAGGGATCGACGGGATCTGGGGTGCGCTCGAACCGCTGGTCAACACCCCACAATCAGTTTGA
- the cobS gene encoding adenosylcobinamide-GDP ribazoletransferase produces the protein MRLFVIAFQFLTIVPLPFQVRCEERDLGRSMALFPLVGLALGGMLAGVDFLFAGRVAAEVGDLLLVTLLSLITGALHLDGLADVCDGFAARGPKERFLAVMKDSRVGAVGVVGLILGIGLKYQAIHALSPALKWQTLLLFPMAARCAQVVTAVGARTARTEGLGAAFVNGVGPLQLMAALLLTGVAGCALLGPSWLALLLVLSLCTFGCRRYFEQRLDGVTGDIIGFVSELNEITALILIPVFCGRI, from the coding sequence ATGAGACTATTCGTCATTGCCTTCCAGTTTCTGACCATTGTTCCGCTGCCGTTCCAGGTGCGGTGCGAAGAGCGCGATCTCGGGCGTTCCATGGCCCTGTTCCCGCTGGTCGGGCTTGCCTTGGGCGGGATGCTGGCCGGTGTCGATTTCTTGTTTGCCGGACGAGTGGCAGCTGAGGTGGGCGACCTGCTGCTGGTGACGCTGTTGTCCCTGATTACCGGGGCGTTGCATCTCGATGGCCTGGCCGATGTCTGTGACGGGTTTGCCGCCAGGGGGCCGAAGGAGCGATTCCTGGCCGTGATGAAGGACTCGCGGGTCGGAGCGGTGGGAGTCGTGGGTCTTATCCTGGGTATCGGTCTGAAATACCAGGCGATTCATGCGTTGAGCCCCGCACTCAAATGGCAGACCCTGCTGCTTTTCCCCATGGCGGCCCGCTGTGCCCAGGTTGTTACTGCCGTCGGCGCCCGGACTGCCCGGACCGAAGGGCTCGGCGCAGCCTTTGTCAACGGGGTCGGCCCGTTGCAGCTCATGGCAGCCCTGCTGTTGACCGGGGTGGCAGGATGCGCGCTGCTGGGGCCATCATGGCTGGCTCTGCTCCTGGTACTGTCACTCTGTACCTTTGGCTGCCGAAGATACTTTGAGCAACGGCTTGACGGGGTTACCGGCGATATCATCGGCTTTGTCAGCGAACTGAACGAAATTACCGCGCTGATTCTGATCCCTGTTTTTTGCGGTAGAATATAA